One window from the genome of Cucumis melo cultivar AY chromosome 12, USDA_Cmelo_AY_1.0, whole genome shotgun sequence encodes:
- the LOC127144225 gene encoding polyphenol oxidase latent form, chloroplastic-like, translated as MASLSSLLSVSPYSGCKIQPSVIPLNKRRSVNNYVSCKASNNGEDSVNKFDRRDMLFGLGNLYGVATLSGKDIALADDWSLSPDVHNCKPVKPSAVGKKMDCCPPKIKEIIEFTPPVVPTPRVRPAVHLMTPDQIADLEKGIQMMKMLPEDDPRSFAHQAKVHCAYCDDAYKQMDSTMDFQVHENALFFPFHRAYLYFFERILCHLLEKPDFAIPFWNWDAPPGMCMPKIYTKPSSSLYDENRDKCHQPPKLLNLNYGGKEVKDPEIVDFNLRWMNDQMSVETAKEFLGKVIKRGNGPENGSGSIETSPHNNIHIWVGDPEATIHGEDMGHFYSAGRDPLFYAHHANVDRMWNIWQKMKDRPRDHTDMDWLNSSFVLYDENRKAVRIKVSQCLDSKILGYVYQDVPIPWKDTPPIRRPKQERSLGNLPPTIDFPQILSSDITTMVDRPEVASPEDTINKNEVLVLEDVEYDPTLPLHFDVLLNVGDEGEDVRAGHIEFVGTFTNVPHGRTTYHKTSLHFVITKKIQQLGLEGDKKVAVKIVPNVNGGDRIKIGGIKIQLEDIE; from the coding sequence ATGGCTTCTCTATCTTCTCTTCTATCAGTCTCCCCATATTCTGGATGCAAAATTCAGCCATCCGTTATTCCTTTAAACAAAAGACGTAGTGTTAATAATTATGTCTCATGCAAAGCCTCTAATAATGGAGAAGATTCTGTAAACAAATTTGATCGTAGAGATATGTTGTTTGGACTTGGAAATCTTTATGGCGTCGCCACTCTCAGTGGCAAGGACATTGCATTGGCAGATGATTGGTCATTGTCGCCCGACGTCCATAACTGTAAACCAGTGAAACCCTCCGCCGTCGGCAAGAAGATGGACTGTTGCCCACCAAAGATCAAAGAAATCATCGAATTCACCCCGCCGGTTGTCCCAACACCCCGTGTTCGACCCGCCGTCCATTTGATGACCCCCGACCAAATCGCGGATTTGGAAAAAGGCATTCAAATGATGAAAATGCTCCCAGAAGACGACCCTCGTAGCTTTGCGCATCAAGCTAAAGTTCATTGTGCCTATTGCGACGATGCCTACAAACAAATGGACTCAACAATGGATTTTCAAGTCCATGAAAACGCCTTGTTCTTCCCTTTTCACCGTGCATATCTTTATTTCTTTGAGAGAATCTTATGCCATTTGCTTGAGAAACCTGATTTCGCCATACCTTTTTGGAATTGGGATGCACCACCGGGGATGTGCATGCCTAAGATATACACCAAACCAAGTTCATCACTCTATGATGAGAACCGTGATAAATGTCACCAACCACCCAAATTGCTTAACCTCAACTACGGTGGAAAGGAAGTCAAAGATCCTGAGATCGTAGATTTCAATCTTCGTTGGATGAATGATCAGATGAGTGTGGAGACTGCTAAGGAGTTCCTTGGAAAAGTCATCAAACGTGGGAATGGTCCTGAAAATGGCTCGGGTAGCATTGAAACGTCTCCCCATAATAACATTCACATTTGGGTTGGAGATCCAGAGGCTACAATTCATGGAGAAGACATGGGACATTTTTACTCTGCGGGAAGAGATCCGTTGTTTTATGCTCACCATGCCAACGTGGATCGCATGTGGAATATTTGGCAAAAAATGAAGGATCGACCAAGAGATCACACCGACATGGATTGGTTGAATTCATCGTTTGTGCTTTACGATGAGAATCGAAAGGCTGTGCGTATCAAAGTCTCTCAGTGTTTGGACAGTAAAATCCTTGGATATGTTTATCAAGACGTTCCCATTCCATGGAAGGACACCCCGCCAATCCGGCGACCAAAGCAGGAAAGAAGTCTAGGTAACTTGCCTCCAACCATCGACTTCCCTCAGATTCTAAGTTCGGACATAACCACAATGGTAGATAGGCCAGAAGTAGCAAGTCCTGAAGATACAATAAACAAAAATGAGGTGTTGGTGCTTGAAGATGTGGAGTATGATCCAACTCTACCATTACATTTTGATGTGCTGCTTAATGTTGGTGATGAAGGGGAGGACGTGCGCGCAGGGCATATTGAGTTCGTGGGGACCTTCACGAACGTCCCGCACGGTCGCACGACGTATCACAAAACCTCTTTGCACTTTGTTATAACCAAGAAGATTCAACAGTTGGGTTTGGAGGGTGATAAAAAAGTGGCTGTGAAGATTGTCCCCAATGTTAATGGAGGAGATAGAATCAAGATTGGAGGGATCAAGATTCAACTTGAAGACATCGAATAA
- the LOC103489300 gene encoding polyphenol oxidase, chloroplastic-like yields the protein MASLSSLLLLSPYSQTKTKFSISSNKRHVVVNYVSCKAASSNNGEDSVSKFDRREVLFGLGGLYGVGTATGSVLAAPLTPDVFNCDMAQTPGGIKDCCPPRIGKIIHFVPPKIQQPYVRRPAAHLMNQTQIEELERGIQKLKQLDEDDPHSFSHQAKIHCAYCDYAYNQLGSITETRFEVHSNALFFPFHRAYLYFFERILRHYIGNPDFAIPFWNWDSPPGMHMPEFYNRPSSSLYDNLRDPRHDPHKLIDLNYNGKTEDHSFDVVDCNLRWMNDRMKVQSPRSFLGRVLKAGETPKPSDMGTIEQSPHNNIHDWVGTKTPHFEDMGSFYSAALDPLFYAHHTNIDRLWNIWKTLDGNPKDHTDPDWLNSSFVFYDENKNAVRIEVSDCLDTEKLGYVYQEVPLPWLLLNKIPSPNPWIRTEEPEPPIINFPQTLNSDITTMVDRPEEAGSGEEVDVVLVLEDVEYDPTTRVHFDVLVNVVDEAQDRCAAFLEFVGSFKNIPHGLHHHDKTSLRFVITEVIQGLGLERDKNLAVKIEPMVGGEGVTLGGIKIQLEPVFVPLSSSFT from the coding sequence ATGGCTTCTTTATCTTCTCTTCTATTACTTTCTCCCTATTCTCAAACCAAAACCAAATTCTCCATTTCTTCAAACAAAAGACATGTTGTTGTTAATTATGTCTCATGCAAAGCAGCCTCCTCTAATAATGGAGAAGATTCTGTAAGCAAATTTGATCGTAGAGAAGTGTTGTTTGGTCTTGGAGGTCTTTATGGCGTCGGCACGGCCACCGGCTCTGTGTTGGCAGCTCCATTGACGCCAGATGTCTTTAACTGTGATATGGCGCAAACACCTGGTGGAATTAAGGATTGTTGCCCACCACGAATTGGAAAAATCATCCATTTCGTCCCCCCCAAAATTCAACAACCTTATGTTCGACGACCCGCCGCCCATTTGATGAACCAAACCCAGATTGAGGAATTGGAAAGAGGCATTCAGAAATTAAAACAACTCGACGAAGATGACCCACATAGCTTTTCACATCAAGCTAAAATTCATTGTGCGTATTGCGATTATGCGTACAACCAATTGGGGTCTATCACAGAAACTAGATTTGAAGTTCATAGCAACGCGTTATTCTTCCCATTTCATCGTGCCTATCTCTACTTCTTCGAGAGAATCTTGAGGCATTATATTGGGAACCCAGATTTCGCCATACCCTTTTGGAATTGGGATTCACCACCGGGGATGCACATGCCAGAATTCTACAACCGCCCATCTTCATCACTTTACGATAATCTCCGTGATCCACGTCACGATCCACACAAATTGATTGACCTAAACTACAATGGAAAAACCGAAGACCATTCTTTTGACGTTGTGGATTGCAATCTCCGTTGGATGAATGACCGAATGAAAGTCCAAAGCCCTCGAAGCTTCCTTGGAAGAGTGCTGAAAGCTGGAGAAACACCCAAACCCAGTGACATGGGCACCATTGAACAATCTCCACATAATAACATTCACGATTGGGTTGGCACAAAAACCCCTCATTTTGAAGACATGGGATCTTTTTACTCGGCAGCGCTAGACCCGTTGTTTTATGCTCACCATACCAATATAGATCGGTTGTGGAATATTTGGAAAACATTGGACGGAAATCCAAAAGATCACACTGACCCAGATTGGTTGAATTCCTCGTTTGTGTTTTACGATGAGAATAAAAACGCTGTACGTATCGAAGTTTCTGACTGTTTGGACACTGAAAAGCTTGGTTATGTTTACCAAGAGGTACCACTTCCATGGTTGCTCTTGAACAAAATCCCCAGCCCAAATCCGTGGATAAGAACTGAAGAACCCGAGCCTCCAATCATCAACTTCCCCCAGACTTTGAATTCGGACATAACCACAATGGTAGACAGGCCGGAAGAGGCTGGGAGCGGTGAGGAAGTTGATGTGGTGTTGGTGTTGGAAGATGTGGAgtatgatccaactactcgaGTGCATTTTGATGTACTTGTTAATGTTGTCGATGAGGCGCAGGACAGGTGCGCTGCGTTTCTTGAGTTTGTGGGCAGCTTCAAAAACATTCCCCATGGTCTCCACCACCATGATAAAACCTCTTTACGTTTTGTGATAACCGAGGTCATTCAAGGGTTGGGTTTGGAGCGTGATAAAAATTTGGCTGTTAAGATTGAACCTATGGTTGGTGGAGAAGGTGTCACCCTTGGAGGAATCAAGATTCAACTCGAGCCCGTTTTTGTACCTCTCTCCTCATCATTTacgtaa